One segment of Radiobacillus kanasensis DNA contains the following:
- a CDS encoding MepB family protein: MNEFYKALTYVNKNFYEPNHFIIKAIREEAQNSDYGAGIFQLNSKSVRFRVAKKTPTKVGQFVAFWEKDRNHKNQAFSYENATDLLVINTFTSKNYYGQFVFPKEILVKQNILKTATTKGKMAIRVYPRWEKPTSKQAIETQKWQLEYFVEVNKRNHLPLQELLRLYSN, encoded by the coding sequence GTGAATGAATTTTATAAGGCGTTAACATATGTAAATAAAAATTTTTATGAGCCAAATCACTTCATTATAAAAGCTATCCGAGAAGAAGCTCAAAATTCAGATTATGGGGCGGGTATATTTCAGCTAAACTCGAAATCGGTTAGATTTAGAGTCGCAAAGAAAACTCCTACTAAGGTAGGACAGTTTGTTGCCTTCTGGGAAAAAGATAGGAATCATAAAAACCAAGCATTTTCATATGAAAATGCTACTGATTTATTGGTTATCAATACCTTTACAAGTAAAAATTATTATGGACAATTCGTTTTTCCAAAAGAAATTCTTGTAAAACAAAATATCCTTAAAACAGCCACTACAAAAGGGAAAATGGCAATTAGAGTTTACCCAAGATGGGAAAAACCAACGAGCAAACAGGCTATCGAAACTCAAAAATGGCAATTAGAATATTTTGTTGAGGTGAATAAACGAAATCATTTACCCTTACAAGAACTATTAAGGCTATATTCTAACTGA
- a CDS encoding IS110 family RNA-guided transposase, giving the protein MNPVIGLDVSKGESQVQAFLDKGKPYRKSFSIKHDTEGLGSLLEFLQEVESSTDGHQPSVVLESTGHYHYPVIQFLEEQNYVYIVVNPLISHRAKSSSLRKVKTDAVDAYHLCELFYKEELEPYKKRGIQLLNLRNLTRQQESIAEVSAQIKIQLHTLLDQVFPEYRGVFGSLYSKVSLLTLLAFPTSEAVLSASEKEITKKIASLCMSRSDEWANEKAKRLIEAALRNPFQNNLYQSNIFNLDLLVKLVLQYQEHLSKIAVEIDALAKEIEEYHILQSIPGIGEKIAATIISEIGEIDRFDNAKKLVAFSGVDPSVFSSGKFTASVNRITKRGSSRLRHALYMAVQSGIRDARKKKTTDEIIARNKRLREFYDKKREEGKPFRVAVIACVNKLLHWIYALLKSKTIFQDIA; this is encoded by the coding sequence ATGAATCCAGTCATTGGTCTGGATGTTTCAAAAGGGGAAAGTCAGGTTCAAGCATTTTTAGATAAAGGCAAACCATATCGTAAGAGCTTTAGTATCAAACACGATACTGAAGGTTTAGGTAGTTTATTAGAGTTCCTTCAAGAAGTAGAGAGTTCAACTGACGGTCATCAACCTTCGGTTGTTTTAGAATCCACTGGACACTACCATTATCCTGTAATTCAATTCCTTGAGGAGCAAAATTATGTTTATATTGTTGTAAATCCTCTTATCTCACATAGAGCCAAGAGTTCAAGTTTGCGGAAGGTAAAAACAGATGCAGTTGATGCTTATCACCTTTGCGAGCTTTTTTATAAGGAAGAGTTAGAGCCTTATAAAAAACGAGGGATACAACTCTTAAACCTTCGTAATCTAACTAGACAACAAGAAAGTATTGCTGAAGTATCAGCACAGATTAAAATACAGTTGCACACACTTCTGGATCAAGTATTTCCTGAATATAGAGGAGTTTTTGGTAGCTTATATTCAAAAGTCTCACTGCTTACCTTATTGGCATTTCCTACTTCGGAAGCAGTGTTAAGTGCGAGTGAAAAAGAGATAACAAAGAAAATAGCTTCGCTATGTATGAGTCGTTCCGATGAATGGGCAAATGAAAAGGCTAAAAGACTAATCGAAGCAGCACTTCGCAATCCTTTTCAAAATAATCTCTACCAGAGTAATATTTTTAATCTGGACTTATTAGTTAAGCTCGTTCTTCAATACCAAGAGCATCTATCAAAGATTGCAGTTGAAATAGATGCCCTAGCTAAGGAAATTGAAGAATATCATATACTTCAGTCTATTCCAGGAATCGGAGAGAAAATCGCCGCCACGATTATTTCCGAAATTGGTGAGATAGATCGGTTTGATAATGCCAAAAAGCTTGTTGCATTCTCTGGAGTGGATCCAAGTGTTTTCTCTTCTGGTAAGTTTACAGCATCGGTAAATCGAATCACTAAACGTGGGTCGAGTAGGCTACGTCATGCCTTGTACATGGCTGTTCAAAGTGGTATTCGTGATGCACGTAAAAAGAAAACAACAGATGAGATTATAGCACGCAATAAAAGACTAAGAGAGTTTTATGATAAAAAACGTGAAGAAGGAAAACCTTTTAGGGTAGCAGTTATTGCATGCGTTAATAAGCTCTTACATTGGATTTATGCCTTACTAAAAAGCAAGACTATTTTCCAAGATATAGCTTAA
- a CDS encoding putative glycolipid-binding domain-containing protein — translation MDVKVVWNNKELYGCEYLKLGRTTETLFVQSTVIYVGEGRTNAYNLNYNVELDEHWLTKKFSINVDNIYSLELHTDGEGSWFNSDGELIDSLNGAIDIDISATPFSNSLPINRIDWSINQIEHFHMVYISVPSLETKKVPQSYHYIRKEGELRYFKYRCYDYETTICVDSNGLVVDYPKTFSRIL, via the coding sequence ATGGATGTAAAAGTAGTATGGAATAACAAAGAACTATATGGTTGCGAGTACCTTAAATTAGGAAGAACTACCGAAACCCTCTTTGTTCAAAGTACAGTAATTTATGTAGGTGAAGGAAGGACTAATGCATATAATTTGAATTATAACGTTGAATTAGATGAACATTGGCTTACTAAGAAGTTTAGTATTAATGTTGATAATATTTATAGTTTAGAATTACATACTGATGGAGAGGGAAGCTGGTTTAATAGTGATGGAGAATTAATTGACAGTCTTAACGGTGCGATTGACATAGATATTTCAGCTACTCCTTTTTCCAACTCTTTACCTATTAATAGAATTGATTGGAGTATTAATCAAATAGAACACTTTCATATGGTCTATATATCAGTTCCATCTTTAGAAACGAAAAAGGTACCCCAATCTTATCATTACATTCGTAAGGAAGGTGAATTAAGATATTTCAAATACCGTTGTTATGATTATGAGACAACCATTTGTGTCGATTCAAATGGTTTAGTTGTTGATTATCCAAAAACCTTTAGTAGAATACTATAA
- a CDS encoding GNAT family N-acetyltransferase: MWRNSKEQAIGKKEIHSFEDHVYFINHILPEQFQIELALIGESVVGMIAYNEKEINQLYIHINYQGIGIGQTLLDVVKGQSSGRLTLYTFEINENARRFYEKNGFEIIGRGHENEENLPDIQYEWISK, from the coding sequence ATGTGGCGAAATAGTAAGGAACAGGCGATTGGTAAGAAAGAAATTCACAGTTTTGAAGACCACGTTTATTTTATAAATCATATATTACCTGAACAGTTTCAAATAGAGTTAGCGTTAATTGGTGAAAGTGTTGTTGGGATGATTGCCTATAATGAAAAAGAAATAAACCAACTCTATATACATATAAATTATCAAGGAATCGGTATAGGCCAAACATTACTAGATGTAGTAAAAGGGCAATCAAGTGGAAGATTAACATTGTACACTTTTGAAATAAATGAGAACGCCCGAAGATTTTATGAGAAAAATGGATTTGAAATCATTGGAAGAGGGCATGAAAATGAAGAGAATTTACCTGATATTCAATATGAATGGATATCTAAATAA